The proteins below come from a single Halobacillus salinarum genomic window:
- a CDS encoding DUF3891 family protein, producing MIVHEQESHFLMITQHDHALVSGEIVLHWKSNFLLRSKLREEADWAIGQHDRAWIPLDENPLWNEEEQRPYTFVDYPLKEKLEAYRRGINEVAKRTLYGAMLCSMHYQSFFSTETSDEMVKDFLNEQEVQQHDFYKRMRMEVPKDIVDLHFKRLQFCDDLSLYACMNAPGVDKEKELPWFKNGFPQSFDFAPEGMLAHWKDESRVAVEPFPFENSFQVVIPYKQVAKKEIESIGLKQAYYHSPTKERVVWFVK from the coding sequence ATGATTGTTCATGAGCAGGAAAGTCATTTTCTAATGATCACTCAGCATGACCATGCGTTAGTTTCCGGAGAGATTGTTTTACATTGGAAGAGTAATTTTTTATTGCGATCCAAGCTGAGAGAAGAAGCAGACTGGGCCATTGGACAACATGACCGTGCTTGGATTCCTCTTGATGAAAATCCACTGTGGAATGAAGAAGAACAGCGGCCCTATACGTTTGTCGATTATCCCTTGAAAGAAAAATTAGAAGCCTACAGGCGGGGAATTAATGAAGTTGCCAAACGGACACTGTACGGGGCTATGCTTTGCAGCATGCATTATCAGTCTTTCTTTTCCACCGAGACAAGCGACGAAATGGTGAAGGATTTTTTGAATGAACAAGAAGTCCAGCAGCACGATTTTTACAAGCGGATGCGGATGGAAGTGCCAAAAGATATTGTTGACCTGCATTTTAAGCGCCTTCAATTTTGTGATGATTTATCTCTTTATGCGTGCATGAATGCCCCTGGAGTCGATAAAGAAAAAGAACTCCCGTGGTTTAAGAACGGGTTTCCGCAATCCTTTGATTTTGCTCCTGAAGGCATGCTGGCGCACTGGAAAGACGAAAGTCGTGTCGCCGTCGAGCCGTTTCCTTTTGAGAATTCTTTTCAAGTTGTGATTCCCTATAAACAAGTAGCGAAGAAAGAGATCGAATCGATCGGCTTGAAACAAGCCTATTATCACTCGCCAACGAAAGAGCGGGTCGTTTGGTTTGTAAAGTAA
- a CDS encoding type 1 glutamine amidotransferase domain-containing protein — MSKIACVLTSMFEDSEYTKPAEAFSKEGHEVTTIEWEAGKQVTGKQGEATVTIDASIDDVKPEDFDALFIPGGFSPDQLRGDEKFVQFAKHFMDQKKPVFAICHGPQLLITAKSLEGRSATGFKSIAVDMEYAGVSFKDEEVVVCQNQLVTSRQPGDIPAFNKEALKLLA, encoded by the coding sequence ATGAGTAAGATTGCTTGTGTATTAACATCCATGTTCGAAGACTCAGAATATACGAAACCTGCTGAAGCTTTCTCAAAAGAAGGTCATGAAGTAACTACGATCGAGTGGGAAGCAGGGAAACAAGTAACAGGCAAACAGGGAGAAGCAACCGTCACGATCGATGCTTCTATCGATGACGTGAAGCCGGAGGATTTCGATGCTCTCTTCATTCCTGGAGGATTTTCTCCGGACCAGCTGCGCGGAGACGAGAAATTTGTCCAATTTGCCAAGCATTTTATGGATCAAAAGAAACCGGTCTTTGCGATTTGTCACGGTCCACAGCTGTTAATTACGGCGAAGTCGCTGGAAGGCCGTTCAGCAACAGGCTTTAAGTCCATCGCGGTGGATATGGAATATGCAGGCGTAAGCTTTAAAGACGAGGAAGTAGTCGTCTGCCAGAATCAGCTGGTTACAAGCCGTCAGCCTGGCGATATTCCAGCCTTTAACAAAGAGGCACTTAAACTGTTAGCATAA
- a CDS encoding lysine N(6)-hydroxylase/L-ornithine N(5)-oxygenase family protein: MTNEMHDVIGIGIGPYNLGMAALLDQTDEVSGIFFEKTPEFNWHPGMLIEKMDLQVPFLADLTTFADPKSPYTFMNYLYEHNRMFPFFFHKHFKVPRQEYNHYMQWVARQIDGLYFGYTVVDVKDHSNAEEPHYEVMVEETATGTLSAYKAKHVVLGTGSEPVILEGMDGLPNEDVVHTSRYVFEKEQLLKAKDVTVVGSGQSALEVFLDLLEEQERTDMKLTLLTRSGGLFQLDQAKFAQEFFTPDYVDYFHGLSFEQRNKALDTLGPLRNGIDPETLSRLYTNLYHKTAANQDSNVLIQPMTEVKGIEGTEDGYNLLCTQWQEERSYSYPTGKVVLATGYKPHLPKWFIDRYKEKIEWEDEKSYRVTRDYQLVFQDRRDHHFFTLTNLLHSHGAGATNLGLAVHRNVHIINTIAGKEVYKNQQDTSFQTFSAKDFS; encoded by the coding sequence GTGACAAACGAGATGCATGACGTAATAGGAATTGGAATTGGACCTTATAACCTGGGGATGGCTGCTCTGTTGGACCAGACTGACGAAGTGTCAGGAATCTTCTTTGAAAAAACGCCGGAGTTCAACTGGCATCCCGGAATGTTAATAGAAAAAATGGATTTGCAGGTACCGTTTCTGGCAGACTTAACGACGTTTGCTGATCCGAAGAGCCCCTATACTTTTATGAATTATCTTTATGAGCATAATCGCATGTTTCCGTTCTTTTTTCACAAACATTTTAAAGTGCCGAGGCAGGAATATAACCACTATATGCAATGGGTCGCCAGGCAGATTGATGGGCTGTATTTCGGTTATACGGTTGTGGATGTAAAAGACCATTCAAATGCTGAAGAGCCTCATTATGAAGTGATGGTGGAAGAAACGGCTACAGGTACCCTTTCTGCTTATAAAGCTAAGCATGTCGTATTGGGAACAGGCAGTGAGCCGGTCATTCTGGAGGGCATGGATGGGCTGCCGAATGAAGACGTCGTTCATACTTCCCGGTATGTATTTGAAAAAGAACAGTTATTAAAAGCGAAAGATGTTACTGTCGTTGGTTCCGGCCAAAGCGCTCTTGAAGTTTTCCTTGACCTGCTTGAAGAGCAGGAACGAACGGATATGAAGCTCACGCTTTTGACGAGAAGCGGCGGTTTGTTCCAACTGGATCAGGCTAAGTTTGCCCAGGAATTTTTCACTCCGGATTACGTCGATTATTTCCATGGGTTAAGCTTTGAACAGAGAAACAAGGCGCTGGATACACTCGGTCCGCTGCGAAATGGCATCGATCCGGAAACGCTCTCGCGTCTTTACACGAACCTGTATCACAAAACGGCGGCCAATCAAGACAGCAACGTCTTGATTCAGCCGATGACGGAAGTGAAGGGGATTGAAGGGACTGAGGACGGCTATAATCTGCTCTGTACCCAGTGGCAGGAAGAGCGGAGCTACTCGTACCCCACCGGAAAAGTAGTGCTTGCCACCGGTTATAAGCCTCATCTTCCGAAGTGGTTTATCGACCGGTATAAGGAAAAAATCGAATGGGAAGATGAAAAAAGCTACCGGGTCACACGGGACTATCAGCTTGTCTTTCAGGACCGGCGTGATCACCATTTCTTTACGTTGACGAATTTGCTTCATTCTCATGGAGCCGGCGCTACCAATCTTGGGTTAGCCGTCCACCGAAATGTGCATATCATTAATACCATTGCTGGAAAAGAAGTGTACAAAAACCAGCAGGATACGAGTTTTCAAACCTTTTCCGCAAAAGATTTTTCGTAA
- a CDS encoding purine/pyrimidine permease — protein MSRTAGTSLEIIQWFVFLLASSVALPIVIGSIFDLSFHEISGLMQRTFFVVGLTSFLQAIFGHRLPIMEGPAGLWVSIFSVMAITGAQAGHNGMASLQTLEAAMIWTGVFLALFGILRLAHRVLFVFTPLVTGAFLFLLTVQLSGTFLKGMLGLQQQASQIDGGKALVAFTTFFLVLGLSIFGRGWMKSYAVLLGVGIGWVLDTIFLSPSQDSQPVTQIFSMPEWFAWGAPSFDWNVIPLAFVTAVILLSNIVASVVAVSQSVEGKPAYSNSQLDRGSLFLGVTHFTSSAFSSIANVPLASSSGFIELTGQKRKEPFLYATLLLILVSFFPPIVAFISSIPSSVANAALLATFVQLMGLGVSNIASEELDHRKLTILSISFLLGIGLMFLPPEVFQGMPSILQNLFSNGLLAGTILVIVLDQLWKEQEYKV, from the coding sequence ATGTCAAGAACAGCAGGAACAAGTTTAGAAATCATTCAATGGTTTGTGTTTTTACTAGCCAGTTCAGTCGCTTTACCGATTGTTATTGGTTCGATTTTTGATTTAAGCTTTCATGAAATTTCAGGATTAATGCAGCGGACGTTTTTCGTCGTCGGCTTAACTTCTTTTTTGCAAGCGATCTTTGGCCACCGTCTTCCGATTATGGAAGGACCGGCGGGGCTGTGGGTCAGTATTTTTTCAGTCATGGCCATTACAGGAGCCCAGGCCGGCCATAATGGGATGGCCTCCTTGCAGACACTTGAAGCAGCGATGATATGGACGGGTGTTTTCCTGGCTTTATTTGGAATCCTCCGCCTGGCTCACCGCGTACTTTTCGTGTTTACTCCTCTTGTAACAGGAGCGTTTTTATTTTTATTAACCGTACAATTGAGCGGCACGTTTTTAAAGGGCATGCTTGGCTTACAGCAGCAGGCAAGCCAAATAGATGGAGGAAAAGCGCTGGTTGCTTTTACGACCTTTTTTCTAGTATTAGGGCTGTCTATCTTTGGAAGAGGATGGATGAAGAGCTATGCTGTCCTGCTTGGGGTAGGGATTGGATGGGTCTTGGATACGATTTTTCTCAGCCCATCTCAAGATTCACAGCCGGTTACGCAGATTTTTTCCATGCCTGAATGGTTTGCCTGGGGCGCTCCTTCTTTCGATTGGAACGTGATTCCCCTCGCTTTTGTAACAGCTGTGATCTTGCTGTCTAATATCGTGGCCTCCGTCGTAGCGGTCAGCCAATCTGTGGAAGGGAAACCCGCTTATTCGAACAGCCAGCTGGATCGGGGGAGTTTGTTTTTAGGGGTGACCCATTTTACCTCTTCCGCCTTTTCTTCGATTGCTAACGTTCCTTTGGCTTCGTCATCAGGATTTATTGAATTGACCGGGCAGAAACGTAAGGAGCCGTTTCTTTATGCTACGCTCCTTTTGATCCTCGTTTCCTTTTTCCCGCCGATCGTCGCGTTTATCTCAAGCATTCCTTCATCGGTTGCGAATGCTGCACTGCTTGCGACTTTTGTTCAATTGATGGGGCTGGGAGTGTCGAATATTGCGAGTGAAGAACTGGATCACAGGAAGCTGACCATTCTCAGCATTTCGTTTTTGCTGGGGATCGGGCTGATGTTCCTCCCTCCGGAAGTGTTTCAAGGGATGCCGTCGATTTTGCAAAATCTATTCAGTAACGGATTGCTGGCGGGCACCATCCTCGTGATTGTATTGGATCAACTTTGGAAAGAACAAGAATACAAGGTATAG
- the acsA gene encoding acetate--CoA ligase yields the protein MDMQTITARAGNPNMENYEETYKKFNWDDVKENFSWSKTGLVNIAYEAIDKHAENPDKKNQAALIYTAPGREEKLTFEDLKRTSNQFANVLKDHDVEKGDRVFLFMPRSPEFYAAFLGILKVGAIAGPLFEAFMEQAVRDRLEDSEASMLITTPELLERVPVSELPDLEKIVLVGGDGSQHISFEKEMEKASEDFEIEWVDLEDGMLLHYTSGSTGKPKGVYHVHNAMIQHYQTGKWVLDLKEDDIYWCTADPGWVTGTSYGIFAPWLNGVTNVIRGGRFSPDDWYGTIAEHNISVWYSAPTAFRKLLSAGEEVPKKHDLSSLRHVLSVGEPLNPEVISWGLKAFNLRIHDTWWMTETGAMLICNYPAMDMRPGSMGKPFPGIEAAIVDNEGNELPANQMGNLAIKEGWPSMMRAIWKNPGKFESYFINGWYVSGDSAYQDEEGYFWFQGRLDDVINTSGERVGPFEVESKLIEHEAVAEAGVIGKPDPERGEIIKAFVTLREGYTESDELLEDIRQFVKKGLSAHAAPREIEIKDSIPKTRSGKIMRRLLKSWELGLPTGDTSTLEE from the coding sequence ATGGACATGCAAACGATCACAGCACGAGCAGGCAACCCTAACATGGAAAACTATGAAGAAACGTACAAGAAATTCAATTGGGATGATGTAAAAGAGAATTTTTCCTGGAGTAAGACCGGGCTTGTGAATATAGCCTATGAAGCCATCGACAAACATGCGGAAAACCCTGACAAAAAAAATCAGGCCGCCCTTATTTATACGGCGCCGGGTCGCGAGGAAAAGCTGACGTTTGAAGATTTAAAACGCACGAGTAATCAGTTTGCGAATGTGTTGAAGGATCATGATGTGGAAAAAGGCGACCGCGTCTTTTTATTCATGCCGAGAAGTCCGGAGTTTTACGCGGCGTTCCTTGGGATTCTAAAGGTTGGCGCGATTGCCGGTCCTTTATTCGAAGCCTTCATGGAGCAGGCCGTCCGGGATCGTTTAGAAGATAGTGAAGCCAGTATGCTCATCACGACTCCTGAGCTTTTGGAAAGAGTTCCTGTCAGCGAGCTGCCGGATCTGGAAAAAATCGTTCTGGTCGGAGGCGACGGCTCTCAGCATATCAGTTTTGAAAAAGAAATGGAAAAAGCATCCGAGGATTTCGAGATTGAATGGGTCGATCTTGAAGACGGAATGCTGCTCCACTATACATCCGGCTCTACGGGTAAACCAAAAGGCGTGTACCACGTTCACAATGCGATGATTCAGCATTACCAGACAGGAAAATGGGTGCTCGATTTAAAAGAGGATGACATCTACTGGTGTACAGCAGATCCAGGCTGGGTCACCGGGACAAGCTACGGCATTTTCGCTCCTTGGCTGAACGGCGTAACCAACGTCATTCGCGGGGGCAGGTTCAGTCCAGATGATTGGTATGGCACGATCGCTGAGCATAACATTTCCGTCTGGTATTCCGCGCCGACGGCCTTCCGTAAACTGTTGAGCGCTGGGGAAGAAGTACCGAAAAAACATGATCTTTCTTCGCTCCGGCATGTGCTGAGCGTCGGGGAGCCTCTCAATCCTGAAGTGATTTCATGGGGTCTGAAAGCCTTTAACCTTCGCATTCACGACACGTGGTGGATGACGGAAACCGGTGCGATGCTCATTTGTAACTATCCTGCGATGGATATGCGTCCAGGTTCTATGGGTAAACCATTCCCTGGTATTGAAGCAGCCATTGTAGATAATGAAGGAAACGAACTTCCAGCGAATCAAATGGGGAATCTGGCCATTAAAGAAGGATGGCCATCTATGATGAGAGCCATTTGGAAGAACCCTGGAAAATTCGAAAGCTATTTCATCAACGGCTGGTACGTCTCCGGCGACAGTGCTTATCAGGATGAAGAGGGATACTTCTGGTTCCAGGGCCGTCTGGATGATGTCATCAATACATCCGGCGAACGTGTCGGACCATTTGAAGTCGAAAGTAAATTAATTGAACATGAAGCAGTCGCAGAGGCAGGGGTCATCGGGAAGCCGGATCCTGAGCGCGGCGAGATCATTAAAGCATTCGTCACGCTTCGTGAAGGCTATACGGAATCGGATGAACTCTTAGAGGATATCCGCCAGTTCGTGAAGAAAGGCCTCAGTGCCCATGCTGCTCCAAGAGAGATTGAGATCAAGGACAGCATACCGAAGACGCGCAGTGGTAAAATCATGCGCCGTCTCTTGAAGTCCTGGGAGCTTGGCCTGCCGACCGGCGACACGTCAACCCTTGAAGAATAA
- the queF gene encoding preQ(1) synthase: MPGRKEEDLSLSHLGNQETSYSFEYNPEVLETFENQHPNRDYFVKFNCPEFTTLCPKTGQPDFATLYISYIPHINMVESKSLKLYLFSFRNHGDFHEDSVNTIMNDLIELMDPRYIEVWGKFTPRGGISIDPYCNYGKPGTKFENMAEHRLLNHDMYPESIDNR; encoded by the coding sequence ATGCCTGGCCGCAAGGAAGAAGACTTAAGCCTCTCCCATCTGGGAAATCAGGAAACGAGCTATTCGTTTGAGTACAATCCTGAAGTCCTGGAAACCTTTGAAAACCAGCACCCCAACCGGGATTACTTTGTAAAATTCAATTGTCCTGAATTCACGACACTCTGTCCAAAAACAGGACAGCCTGATTTTGCTACCCTGTATATCAGCTATATACCCCATATTAATATGGTTGAAAGCAAATCTTTAAAACTCTATTTATTCAGCTTTCGAAACCATGGAGATTTTCATGAGGACAGTGTCAACACGATTATGAACGACCTGATTGAGCTTATGGATCCGCGTTATATAGAAGTATGGGGAAAATTCACGCCACGCGGAGGGATTTCCATTGATCCTTACTGCAATTATGGCAAACCAGGAACAAAATTCGAGAACATGGCCGAGCACCGTCTTTTAAACCATGACATGTATCCTGAATCTATCGACAATAGGTAA
- a CDS encoding aminoglycoside N(3)-acetyltransferase produces the protein MSRELEIIAKTTHPNTVDTLSEELTNLGVHKGQVLLVHASMNALGWVSGGPQAVLEALMNVLTYEGTLVFQTHSPTLSDPKNWENPPVPKEWHEVIKATMPGYDPAKTPSTYLGILPELFRKWPQVQRSDHPAFSMAAWGNLADELTNEHPLPFSLGEQSPLGRAYAAEADILLLGTDYSANTSFHLAEYRSRKRKEITRGAPLNVEGKQKWVTYPDIEFQEDQFPEIGKAFETSHPVTVGNVGLAESRLFSMRDAVDFAVGWLNE, from the coding sequence ATGAGCAGAGAACTAGAAATCATCGCCAAAACCACGCACCCCAATACCGTTGACACCCTTAGCGAGGAATTAACCAACCTTGGTGTTCATAAAGGCCAAGTCCTCCTTGTGCACGCATCGATGAATGCGTTAGGCTGGGTGAGCGGTGGCCCGCAGGCAGTATTGGAAGCCCTGATGAATGTCCTCACCTATGAAGGAACCCTCGTCTTTCAAACGCATTCGCCTACTTTATCTGATCCGAAAAACTGGGAGAATCCCCCGGTCCCAAAAGAATGGCATGAAGTAATTAAAGCTACGATGCCAGGGTATGATCCTGCCAAAACACCTTCCACCTACCTTGGCATCCTGCCGGAACTTTTCAGAAAATGGCCGCAGGTCCAGCGCAGCGACCATCCTGCTTTTTCCATGGCTGCCTGGGGGAATCTTGCGGATGAACTCACCAATGAACATCCGCTGCCTTTCTCCTTAGGAGAGCAGTCCCCGCTAGGCAGGGCGTATGCCGCTGAGGCAGACATTCTGCTGTTAGGAACCGATTATTCGGCCAACACGAGCTTTCACCTCGCCGAATACAGGAGCCGGAAGCGCAAGGAAATCACAAGAGGAGCCCCTTTAAATGTAGAAGGAAAACAAAAATGGGTAACTTATCCGGATATTGAATTTCAGGAAGACCAGTTTCCTGAGATCGGAAAAGCCTTTGAAACTAGCCATCCTGTAACCGTCGGAAATGTAGGACTCGCCGAATCACGGCTTTTTTCCATGAGAGACGCTGTCGATTTTGCTGTCGGCTGGCTGAATGAATAG